In Planctomycetia bacterium, one DNA window encodes the following:
- the gspG gene encoding type II secretion system major pseudopilin GspG, with the protein MCKTLKKNNRRRGFTLLEILLVVGLLALLAAIAIPNFIGAGEKAKQKMVLGVIGPNGTLMRAITQFKFDTGQFPESLKDLIEKPSDDDIAKKWTGPYILDKSGLKDPWDREYKYNREGQHNENGVDLWSVGPDGNDGSDDDIVNWETDK; encoded by the coding sequence ATGTGTAAGACATTGAAGAAGAACAATCGGCGGCGCGGTTTTACGCTGCTGGAAATCCTGCTGGTGGTCGGCCTGCTGGCCCTGCTTGCGGCGATTGCGATTCCGAACTTCATCGGCGCGGGCGAGAAGGCCAAGCAGAAGATGGTGCTCGGCGTCATCGGGCCGAACGGTACGCTGATGCGCGCCATCACGCAGTTCAAGTTTGATACGGGCCAGTTCCCCGAGAGCCTGAAGGATTTGATCGAAAAGCCCAGCGATGACGACATCGCCAAGAAGTGGACCGGGCCGTACATCCTCGACAAGTCCGGTCTGAAGGATCCGTGGGACCGCGAATACAAGTACAATCGGGAAGGCCAGCACAACGAAAACGGCGTCGATCTGTGGAGCGTCGGCCCTGACGGCAACGACGGCAGCGACGATGACATCGTGAACTGGGAAACCGACAAGTAA
- a CDS encoding thrombospondin type 3 repeat-containing protein — MVAAFPASVRQASAEERRFVVMLAVPRKSVGGNPLVLANRNQIWDQYFDKVKPNVASFAEYWHEISYRTVTVSGDVYGWVEVPWPALPIGDVVSGPGGATNVAGATSLNGFRIQFSNLDGDGTFTQGASERLLEAEQMILIDYNGNMPGTGTPLDIMAPVTVRTPGLVDGWWTPGERFLDLNNNGRYDRLLEPTRSGWGTPGCNANGLNTIIEQTEICTDIDRDGQWDFPEPYEDFLVKYDPTVSNPPERWVRLDPSAKNPDPISRQFAIDYISHNYPGDVQALIARCGNNQYDGPDRWLESTGPGSKMIQRSDLNQFLTDVATVPPALSVYPWDYEGWWADYWQEVHVNAGVAVPPTPRAPDFPVAIPNMVPFDPQQPTDNLADPTIAFNPNTGGSRARVAQPMVPCVPVDLNGVPIPPGADCQSGTPPVLLDPFPVDPVDPQGDGEYGDGSVDPGQPSGGGERIYPDSLDTNGDSFIDFYDGPPEYTDLPSSRYHLQAHSTLGTFGGTQYGGDGRLGEVTSPTSTNYYGEDIGTGTPSGAGGPDGTIPPAGPWAYNVHGANGFDAGNQMSIELLTNIPSSFEGGRGLAYVISEMKTYTTNPSARQLLRFDFPTMTSTTPIPVEIIGSLTGIPNDEDILGLTYNSNSDVMYCLTTQLFGLFGRVYTVDRTTGQCTFAFNVDFFAPTSVEVDSSSGMMFAVSALNDNLYIIDPGTGVSNIVGVMDEPVYQLAFRAEFGGILYGITRSMNQLAIVDIFTADVTPGNMAATLPPVQDLAPNVDQPAEQIYAIDSFNNVFVINTQPPSAPPTIFGKVDINIVRGNSPIKRDFNLDGLLDLGESRALNTENYALDEFPTTPNDGGPGSRYPFNRRRMTEDTIAALDEAFDFDDVTMDVGGTLFCSGTILLPPNLYADGLAAGGRGLFQLPAPAMDLPMLVNDNLPPGSPLSKPATVPTQFSDFVTAIDSVGESGQVVNDFGIGLMAHEFLHVWEGYPDLYDYDVYINGIENFPVGIWDIMSGALVHPAPFLKEQGTGATAVPPHEPWIQTNDIRTEVSPGVLTTLVLTDYAFDPLRAVYYYTNLNRPGERFYFWRLTRQIPISPDQVNFSRILPGDGMMIMHTDFGANFEGLPLQQRIGGHFAYSILQADGLHQLENGENAGDAGDPFTTGDLWNATTDPNSNWYGVNPQSGIQITNIITQPTHSLVTFLWNSREVPELRFIRPPGGTAPNGSYPLQFEAFDFAGGTNIEIYADNDSSGYNGTLLNQGPKSGPGVVNDTRQIPLNSLSDGTYRFYARLVPGPGQDGVVDPKNSTPRPDVTNKGRGTLGAIAVDIAASKLEGWSVTCIDDSTAGAEVWRVEGTLSGQQANAVTGVPYNAASAGLAFTIVSNALIGGGASTTVSTIGGQFILEDPNANFIATQFRAGDQVRITGGTGVTPGFYTILSVPTNKRLRLATNPGTGTAVTYRVWSFTDGNPNGVPDRITMVTTGKTAYSAPIQVINGNVVPQLFPAIAVTFPDDLTNPNRTAPLRVTFDGTASRDEQGLLNPNLTYLWDFGDSTTSTLPVVTKTYNNPSPPGGYTVTLTITNPLSGPPPLSGQTTTQVVVNEAFIDTDGDGIQDVNDNCPDDANPTQTDTDSDGVGDVCDNCPFIANPSQTDGDNDGMGDPCDNDSDGDGVPNNLDNCPFVFNPSQIDSDGDGFADACDNCPTVANSDQANADNDAAGNVCDGCPADPAKIAPGVCGCGVPDIDLDGDGFVDCISGDGGGPVAPTDTDNDGVPDNLDNCPNIANPLQRDSDNDGIGDLCDTAPGGPGTTPTPIPTPAACGVGAGNCGAGGLLPLMAVGYGIRRRIRTNRRMR, encoded by the coding sequence ATGGTAGCGGCCTTCCCTGCGTCGGTGCGTCAGGCATCGGCCGAGGAGCGGCGCTTCGTGGTCATGCTGGCTGTGCCGCGCAAGAGCGTCGGCGGGAACCCGCTGGTGCTGGCGAATAGGAATCAGATCTGGGACCAGTACTTCGACAAGGTCAAGCCTAACGTCGCGTCGTTCGCCGAGTACTGGCACGAGATTTCCTATCGCACGGTGACCGTGAGCGGCGACGTGTACGGCTGGGTGGAAGTGCCGTGGCCGGCGCTGCCGATCGGCGACGTGGTGAGCGGTCCGGGCGGCGCGACAAACGTAGCCGGCGCGACGTCGCTGAACGGTTTTCGAATTCAATTTAGCAACCTAGACGGCGACGGAACGTTTACGCAAGGAGCCAGCGAGCGTTTGCTTGAAGCCGAGCAGATGATCCTGATCGACTACAACGGCAATATGCCGGGCACGGGCACGCCCCTCGATATCATGGCACCGGTGACCGTTCGCACGCCGGGCCTGGTCGACGGCTGGTGGACGCCGGGTGAGCGGTTTCTCGATCTGAACAACAACGGCCGTTACGACCGGCTGCTGGAACCGACGCGGAGTGGCTGGGGCACCCCCGGCTGCAATGCCAACGGCCTTAACACGATCATCGAGCAGACTGAAATCTGCACGGACATCGACCGCGACGGGCAGTGGGATTTCCCCGAGCCGTACGAGGATTTCCTTGTCAAATACGATCCGACCGTCAGCAATCCGCCGGAACGCTGGGTGAGGCTCGACCCCAGCGCCAAGAACCCCGATCCGATCAGTCGCCAGTTCGCGATCGACTACATCAGTCACAATTACCCGGGCGACGTGCAAGCCCTGATCGCGCGGTGCGGCAACAACCAGTACGACGGCCCTGATCGCTGGCTGGAATCCACCGGTCCCGGCAGCAAGATGATTCAGCGATCTGACCTCAATCAATTTCTGACAGACGTGGCGACCGTGCCGCCGGCATTGAGTGTTTATCCGTGGGACTACGAAGGCTGGTGGGCCGATTACTGGCAGGAAGTGCATGTGAACGCCGGCGTGGCCGTTCCACCGACGCCGCGTGCTCCGGATTTTCCGGTCGCGATCCCGAACATGGTTCCGTTCGACCCGCAGCAGCCCACGGACAATCTGGCGGATCCGACCATCGCGTTTAATCCAAACACCGGCGGCTCGCGCGCTCGTGTCGCGCAACCCATGGTGCCTTGTGTGCCCGTTGACCTCAACGGCGTACCGATTCCTCCCGGAGCCGACTGCCAAAGTGGCACTCCGCCGGTTCTGCTCGATCCGTTTCCGGTGGATCCGGTCGATCCGCAGGGCGACGGCGAATACGGCGACGGTTCAGTCGATCCGGGTCAGCCATCCGGCGGCGGCGAGCGAATCTACCCCGACAGCCTCGATACGAACGGCGACAGCTTCATTGATTTCTACGATGGACCGCCGGAATACACCGATCTGCCCTCGTCGCGTTATCACTTGCAGGCCCACTCCACGCTCGGCACGTTCGGCGGAACGCAGTATGGCGGGGATGGTCGTCTTGGCGAAGTGACTTCCCCAACGAGCACGAATTATTACGGAGAAGACATCGGCACCGGCACGCCGTCGGGCGCGGGCGGTCCGGACGGGACGATTCCGCCGGCAGGTCCCTGGGCCTACAACGTCCACGGCGCCAACGGCTTTGATGCCGGCAACCAGATGTCGATCGAATTGCTGACGAACATTCCGAGCAGTTTCGAGGGCGGACGCGGATTGGCGTATGTGATCAGCGAGATGAAGACCTACACCACCAATCCGTCGGCCCGGCAACTGCTGCGCTTTGACTTCCCGACCATGACGTCCACGACGCCGATTCCCGTGGAGATCATTGGTTCGCTCACAGGCATACCCAATGATGAAGACATTCTCGGGTTGACGTACAACTCGAACTCCGACGTGATGTATTGTCTGACCACGCAGCTCTTCGGGCTTTTCGGGCGCGTCTATACCGTCGACCGCACGACTGGACAGTGCACATTCGCTTTTAACGTGGACTTTTTCGCGCCGACCAGCGTCGAAGTGGATTCAAGCTCGGGCATGATGTTCGCCGTCAGCGCCCTGAATGACAACCTCTACATCATCGACCCCGGCACGGGCGTCAGCAACATCGTCGGCGTGATGGATGAACCGGTCTATCAACTGGCGTTTCGCGCCGAGTTCGGCGGCATCCTCTATGGAATCACGCGCTCCATGAACCAACTGGCCATCGTCGACATTTTCACCGCCGACGTGACGCCGGGGAACATGGCGGCCACGCTACCGCCCGTTCAGGATCTGGCGCCCAACGTCGATCAGCCGGCCGAGCAGATTTACGCCATTGACAGCTTCAACAACGTGTTTGTCATCAACACCCAGCCGCCCAGCGCGCCACCGACCATCTTCGGCAAGGTAGACATCAACATCGTCCGGGGAAACAGTCCGATCAAGCGCGACTTCAACCTTGACGGCCTGCTGGATCTCGGCGAGTCTCGCGCCTTGAACACGGAAAACTACGCGCTCGACGAGTTCCCGACGACGCCCAACGATGGCGGACCTGGCAGCCGGTATCCCTTCAACCGCCGCCGCATGACCGAAGACACCATCGCGGCACTGGACGAAGCCTTCGATTTCGACGACGTGACCATGGACGTCGGCGGCACCCTGTTCTGCTCCGGCACGATCCTGCTGCCGCCCAATCTCTACGCCGACGGGCTGGCGGCCGGCGGACGCGGTCTCTTCCAGTTGCCCGCGCCGGCGATGGATCTGCCGATGCTCGTGAACGACAACCTGCCGCCGGGATCGCCCTTGAGCAAGCCGGCGACCGTGCCCACGCAATTCTCCGACTTTGTCACCGCCATCGACAGCGTCGGCGAATCGGGCCAGGTCGTGAACGACTTCGGCATCGGCCTCATGGCTCATGAATTCCTGCACGTCTGGGAAGGCTACCCCGACCTGTACGACTACGACGTGTACATCAACGGCATCGAGAACTTCCCGGTCGGCATCTGGGACATCATGTCGGGCGCGCTGGTACACCCCGCGCCCTTCCTGAAGGAACAGGGCACCGGCGCGACGGCCGTCCCGCCGCACGAGCCGTGGATACAGACGAATGACATCCGCACCGAGGTCTCGCCGGGCGTGCTGACGACCCTTGTGCTGACCGACTACGCCTTCGACCCGCTCCGTGCGGTGTATTACTACACGAATCTCAATCGCCCCGGCGAGCGGTTCTACTTCTGGCGGCTGACACGGCAGATTCCGATCAGCCCGGATCAGGTCAATTTCTCTCGCATCCTCCCCGGCGACGGCATGATGATCATGCATACCGACTTCGGGGCCAACTTCGAAGGTCTACCGCTCCAACAGCGCATCGGCGGCCACTTCGCCTACTCGATCCTCCAGGCCGACGGCCTGCACCAACTGGAGAACGGCGAGAACGCGGGCGACGCCGGCGATCCGTTCACCACCGGCGATCTGTGGAACGCCACGACCGATCCGAACTCCAACTGGTACGGCGTCAATCCGCAAAGCGGCATTCAGATCACCAACATCATCACCCAGCCGACGCACTCGCTGGTGACGTTCCTGTGGAATTCGCGTGAGGTCCCCGAGTTGCGCTTCATCCGCCCGCCGGGCGGCACCGCGCCAAACGGATCCTACCCGTTGCAGTTCGAAGCCTTTGACTTCGCCGGCGGGACGAACATCGAAATCTACGCCGACAACGACTCGTCGGGTTACAACGGCACCCTGCTCAACCAGGGCCCAAAAAGCGGTCCCGGCGTCGTCAACGACACGCGGCAGATTCCGCTTAACAGTTTGAGCGACGGAACGTATCGCTTCTATGCGCGACTCGTCCCCGGCCCCGGCCAGGACGGCGTGGTCGATCCGAAGAACTCCACGCCTCGGCCCGATGTCACCAACAAGGGCCGCGGCACGCTTGGCGCCATCGCGGTTGACATCGCGGCGTCGAAGCTCGAGGGATGGTCGGTCACCTGCATCGACGACTCGACCGCCGGCGCCGAAGTCTGGCGCGTCGAAGGAACCCTCTCCGGCCAGCAGGCCAATGCCGTCACCGGCGTGCCGTACAACGCCGCCTCGGCCGGCCTTGCGTTCACGATCGTTTCAAATGCCCTGATCGGCGGCGGCGCGTCCACCACGGTCAGCACGATCGGCGGCCAGTTCATCCTTGAGGATCCCAACGCGAACTTCATCGCCACACAATTCCGCGCCGGCGATCAGGTGCGCATCACCGGCGGCACGGGTGTTACGCCCGGCTTCTATACAATTCTGTCCGTACCAACTAACAAACGCCTGCGCCTGGCCACCAATCCGGGCACCGGCACGGCCGTGACTTATCGCGTCTGGAGCTTCACCGACGGCAATCCGAATGGCGTCCCCGATCGCATTACGATGGTCACGACCGGCAAGACGGCCTACAGCGCGCCGATCCAGGTGATCAACGGGAACGTCGTGCCGCAACTGTTCCCGGCGATTGCCGTGACGTTTCCGGACGATCTTACCAACCCGAATCGCACGGCGCCGCTGCGCGTGACGTTCGACGGCACAGCCTCGCGCGATGAGCAGGGCCTGCTCAACCCGAACCTGACTTACCTGTGGGACTTCGGCGATAGCACGACATCGACGTTGCCCGTCGTGACGAAGACCTACAACAATCCGTCGCCTCCGGGTGGGTACACGGTCACGCTCACCATCACGAACCCGCTGTCGGGTCCGCCGCCGTTGTCCGGACAGACGACCACGCAAGTTGTGGTCAACGAAGCTTTCATTGACACCGATGGCGACGGGATCCAGGACGTCAACGACAACTGCCCGGATGACGCCAACCCGACGCAGACCGATACCGACTCCGACGGCGTCGGAGATGTCTGCGACAATTGTCCGTTCATCGCCAACCCGTCCCAGACCGACGGCGACAACGATGGCATGGGCGATCCGTGCGACAACGACTCCGACGGCGACGGCGTGCCGAACAACCTTGACAACTGTCCGTTCGTCTTCAACCCCAGCCAGATCGACAGCGACGGCGACGGGTTCGCCGACGCCTGCGACAACTGTCCGACGGTCGCCAACTCCGATCAGGCCAACGCCGACAACGACGCAGCGGGCAATGTCTGCGACGGATGCCCGGCTGATCCGGCGAAGATCGCTCCGGGGGTATGCGGCTGCGGCGTGCCGGACATCGACCTCGATGGCGACGGATTCGTCGACTGCATCAGCGGCGACGGCGGCGGACCGGTTGCGCCGACCGACACGGACAACGACGGCGTGCCGGACAATCTTGACAATTGTCCAAACATCGCCAACCCGCTCCAGCGCGACAGCGACAACGACGGCATCGGTGACCTGTGCGACACGGCCCCCGGCGGTCCCGGCACAACGCCGACGCCCATCCCGACGCCCGCGGCCTGCGGCGTCGGCGCGGGCAATTGCGGCGCCGGCGGCCTCCTGCCGCTCATGGCGGTGGGCTACGGCATCCGCAGACGGATTCGAACGAACCGTCGGATGCGATGA
- a CDS encoding PLP-dependent transferase: MTTSREPGFETICVHFAEERQINHGAAAPPLYQCSTFTYPDAESFVARREDSARFDYSRVSNPTTTLLEKKVAQLERGEACRAFGSGMAAVSAAILSCVKRGDHVVTIESVYGPTRQFLSQYLPRLGIETTFVRGTEVEHFETALRPNTRLIYLESPSSLVFALQDLATVATLARSRNIATICDNSTATPYFQNPLALGVDIVLHSATKYIGGHSDVVAGLVVGSRAYIDNLAKQEGELLGGMCDPFASWLLLRGLRTLALRMERHQRSAREIARLLETDGRVAAVNYSGLEAHPQVALAKRQMRGHSGMMSFRLREATRERTFEVINRLRLFCIGVSWGGYESLAIPIEVPDPQSGRPTWLIRLSIGLESVEDLKADLYQALG, from the coding sequence GTGACAACCAGCCGCGAGCCGGGTTTTGAAACCATCTGCGTGCATTTCGCCGAAGAACGGCAGATCAACCACGGCGCGGCCGCGCCGCCGCTTTACCAGTGTTCGACGTTCACTTACCCGGATGCCGAGAGTTTCGTGGCACGGCGCGAGGATTCCGCGCGCTTCGACTACTCGCGCGTTTCGAATCCGACGACAACGCTGCTTGAGAAAAAAGTCGCCCAGCTTGAGCGCGGCGAGGCCTGTCGCGCATTCGGCTCGGGCATGGCGGCGGTGTCGGCGGCGATTCTGTCCTGCGTCAAGCGCGGCGATCACGTCGTCACGATTGAATCCGTGTACGGGCCGACGCGGCAGTTTCTGTCGCAGTACCTGCCTCGGCTGGGGATCGAGACGACGTTTGTGCGCGGCACGGAGGTGGAGCACTTCGAGACCGCGCTTCGTCCGAACACGCGATTGATCTACCTGGAGTCGCCATCGAGCCTCGTCTTCGCGTTGCAGGACCTGGCGACCGTGGCGACGCTGGCGCGATCGCGCAACATTGCGACAATTTGCGATAATTCAACGGCCACGCCATACTTCCAGAACCCGCTCGCGCTCGGGGTGGACATCGTGCTGCACTCGGCGACGAAGTACATCGGCGGGCACAGCGACGTGGTCGCGGGGCTGGTCGTCGGATCGCGGGCGTATATCGACAACCTGGCGAAACAGGAGGGAGAGCTGCTGGGGGGCATGTGCGATCCGTTCGCGAGCTGGCTGCTGCTGCGCGGGCTGCGCACGCTGGCGCTTCGCATGGAGCGGCATCAGCGCAGCGCCCGCGAAATCGCCCGGTTGCTGGAGACCGACGGACGGGTGGCGGCGGTGAATTACAGCGGTCTGGAAGCGCACCCGCAGGTCGCCCTGGCGAAGAGGCAGATGCGCGGCCACAGCGGCATGATGAGCTTCCGCCTGCGTGAAGCGACCCGCGAGCGGACGTTTGAAGTGATTAATCGCCTTCGCCTGTTCTGCATCGGCGTCAGTTGGGGCGGCTACGAGAGCCTCGCGATCCCGATCGAAGTGCCCGATCCGCAAAGCGGCCGACCGACGTGGCTGATCCGTTTGAGCATCGGCCTGGAATCGGTGGAAGATTTGAAGGCAGACCTTTATCAGGCGCTGGGCTAA
- a CDS encoding aminodeoxychorismate/anthranilate synthase component II, translating into MIVIIDNYDSFTYNLVHRFGEIGLEHPALRHEIVVHRNDAITVDQIEALRPTHIVISPGPCTPNESGISNDVIRHFHTRVPILGVCLGHQCIGHVFGATVTRAERIMHGKTSDVFHDGRTLYAGLPNPFTATRYHSLAIVHSTLPDDFEVSAWTEQNECMGVRHKVHPLEGVQFHPESFLTPCGTQLLANFLRRTPGG; encoded by the coding sequence GTGATCGTCATCATTGATAACTACGACTCGTTTACGTACAACCTTGTGCATCGCTTCGGCGAGATCGGGCTGGAGCATCCCGCGCTGCGCCACGAGATCGTCGTCCATCGGAATGACGCGATCACGGTCGATCAGATCGAAGCCCTGCGGCCGACGCACATCGTTATCTCGCCGGGGCCGTGTACGCCGAACGAGAGCGGCATCAGCAATGACGTCATCCGGCACTTTCACACGCGTGTGCCGATTCTCGGCGTCTGCCTCGGCCATCAGTGCATCGGGCATGTCTTCGGCGCGACCGTGACCCGCGCCGAACGCATTATGCACGGCAAAACCAGCGACGTCTTTCACGATGGCCGGACGCTGTACGCGGGCCTGCCCAACCCTTTCACCGCGACGCGCTACCACTCGCTGGCCATCGTGCACAGTACGCTTCCGGATGATTTCGAGGTCTCGGCTTGGACGGAGCAGAACGAGTGCATGGGGGTGCGGCACAAGGTTCACCCGCTGGAAGGCGTGCAGTTCCATCCCGAGAGCTTCCTGACCCCCTGCGGCACCCAACTGCTGGCCAACTTCCTTCGCAGAACCCCGGGCGGCTGA
- a CDS encoding type II secretion system F family protein translates to MPSFTYTARTVEGKTVTGIVTADSQQHVLRTLDEQALFPVEVREGGKATRAGGSKKKVSPSRTAVVYSQFADLLRAGVPALRSLDVLYRLQSNPVLKEVLKEVREDLSSGQTLADAMEKHPNAFNPLHVSMIRAGEKGGFLEEVLGRIAIFVERQNELRNKVIGSMAYPVILMTVGTGVVVFLLLVVVPKIRSFLRGDLPLLTQLVFEMCDLLRDYGLWIGIAGAVTLVGLVGLFRSESGRAFLDRAQLKVPKLGKLLVLVAVCRFCRILGTLLTNGVPILQSLKIARDSAGNRLLMATIDDAIEAVRKGASLAAPLGKSGFFPLDIVDIIAVGEESNNLDNVLITVADSYEARTGREIDLAVRLLEPVMLIIMAVVVGLIAAALLLPILNMSSAAG, encoded by the coding sequence ATGCCAAGCTTCACCTACACCGCCCGCACCGTGGAAGGCAAGACCGTGACCGGCATCGTCACGGCCGACAGCCAGCAGCATGTGCTGCGCACGCTGGATGAGCAGGCGCTGTTTCCGGTGGAGGTGCGAGAGGGGGGCAAGGCAACGCGTGCCGGTGGATCGAAGAAGAAAGTATCACCGAGCCGGACGGCGGTGGTGTATTCGCAGTTCGCCGACCTGCTCCGCGCGGGCGTGCCGGCGTTGCGGTCGCTGGATGTGCTGTACCGCCTGCAATCGAACCCGGTGCTGAAGGAAGTGCTGAAGGAGGTGCGCGAGGATCTGTCGAGCGGGCAGACCCTCGCCGACGCGATGGAGAAGCACCCCAACGCCTTTAATCCGCTGCATGTGTCGATGATCCGCGCGGGCGAGAAGGGCGGGTTTCTTGAAGAAGTGCTCGGCCGCATCGCGATTTTTGTCGAGCGGCAGAACGAGCTGCGCAACAAGGTCATCGGTTCGATGGCGTACCCGGTGATTCTGATGACGGTCGGTACGGGCGTGGTCGTGTTTCTGTTGTTGGTGGTCGTGCCGAAGATTCGCAGTTTTCTGCGGGGTGATTTGCCGCTGTTGACGCAACTGGTCTTCGAAATGTGCGATCTCCTGCGCGATTACGGCCTGTGGATTGGCATCGCCGGAGCGGTCACGCTCGTCGGCCTGGTCGGGCTGTTCCGCAGCGAGAGCGGTCGCGCGTTTCTCGATCGCGCGCAGTTGAAAGTGCCCAAGCTCGGCAAGTTGCTCGTGCTGGTGGCCGTGTGCCGGTTCTGCCGCATTCTGGGCACGCTGCTGACGAACGGCGTACCGATTCTGCAATCGTTGAAGATCGCACGGGATTCGGCCGGCAACCGCCTGTTGATGGCGACGATCGACGACGCGATCGAAGCGGTGCGCAAGGGGGCGTCGCTGGCGGCGCCGCTGGGTAAGAGCGGTTTTTTCCCGCTGGACATCGTGGACATCATTGCCGTTGGGGAGGAGAGCAACAACCTCGACAACGTGCTGATTACGGTGGCGGATTCGTACGAAGCGCGGACCGGCCGGGAGATTGATCTCGCCGTGCGGCTGCTCGAACCGGTGATGTTGATTATCATGGCGGTGGTGGTTGGCTTGATCGCGGCGGCGCTGTTGCTGCCGATTCTGAATATGAGCTCGGCGGCGGGTTAA
- a CDS encoding cytochrome c, with protein sequence MNPVRVRALIVALLGLGAFLAATQLGYSEDPKPAAARAYKPVQPIHEMMEGQKKLFGEIKDGLLDKQWNKASQSAWILAEVANANSYQNEAADYQAWAAKMAQDCVTLAQNLKKKDEAGAKELITKVGQTCQACHDKYQK encoded by the coding sequence ATGAATCCGGTACGTGTTCGCGCGTTGATCGTCGCCCTGCTGGGCCTCGGCGCTTTCCTGGCGGCAACCCAACTCGGCTATTCGGAAGACCCGAAACCGGCCGCCGCCCGCGCCTACAAACCCGTTCAGCCGATCCACGAAATGATGGAGGGCCAGAAGAAATTGTTCGGTGAGATCAAGGACGGCCTGCTCGACAAGCAATGGAACAAGGCATCGCAATCGGCGTGGATTCTCGCCGAAGTGGCCAACGCCAACAGCTACCAGAACGAGGCCGCCGATTACCAGGCCTGGGCCGCAAAGATGGCACAGGACTGCGTTACCCTCGCGCAGAACCTGAAGAAGAAGGACGAGGCCGGCGCGAAGGAACTGATCACCAAAGTGGGCCAGACCTGCCAGGCCTGCCACGATAAGTATCAAAAATAG
- a CDS encoding HAD hydrolase family protein — MSEIRLLVLDVDGVLTPGDLMYGPGGEEIKRFYVLDGSAIRRWREAGYHAAIISGRSSTAVSRRAADLGVSFVRQGVADKVEPFLEACKVLGASPDATAVVGDDLLDIPMMRRCAVPIAVANAVPAVKRLARFVTRRAGGDGAVLEAVERLMRLNRNGLRASGDR; from the coding sequence GTGAGCGAGATACGCCTGCTGGTACTGGATGTGGACGGCGTCCTGACGCCCGGTGACCTGATGTACGGCCCGGGCGGCGAGGAGATCAAGCGCTTTTACGTTTTGGACGGGAGCGCGATCCGTCGCTGGCGCGAGGCCGGTTACCACGCCGCCATCATCAGCGGTCGCAGCTCGACCGCGGTCTCGCGGCGCGCGGCGGATCTGGGCGTGTCATTTGTACGTCAGGGCGTGGCCGACAAGGTGGAGCCGTTTCTGGAAGCGTGCAAGGTGTTGGGCGCATCGCCGGACGCAACGGCCGTTGTCGGAGACGATTTACTGGATATTCCGATGATGCGGCGCTGCGCCGTGCCGATCGCCGTGGCGAACGCGGTGCCGGCGGTGAAGCGGCTTGCGCGATTTGTGACGCGGCGCGCCGGCGGAGACGGCGCCGTGCTTGAAGCAGTGGAACGGCTGATGCGATTGAATCGGAACGGACTCCGGGCGAGCGGCGACCGGTAG